ATCCAGAAATGTATCGTTCACCAGATCCGCAATTCGCTTAAGTTTGTACCCTGTTCCATGGGAACTCCTTCGGAGGAAAGAACGCAAAGCAGTGGCTGCTGATTTGAAGAAAATCTATAGTGCAGTGACCCCTGAACAGGCCGAATCGGAGTTGTCTGCATTCGAGGAGAAATGGGACTCGAAATATCCCCATATTGCCAAATCCTGGCGGAAGAATTGGGCGGAATTATCGACCTTTTACAAATTTCCGCCAGCCATCCGGAAACTGATCTATACGACCAATCCCATGTAGAGTTTTAACCGGGGCATACGTAAAGTGACCAAAACACGCTCAGTCTTTCCAACAGAAGATGCGCTGCTCAAATTGGTTTTTCTGGCGGTGCGGGATATTGAAAAAAAGTGGACGATGGCTTACCCGGATTGGGGAATTATTAATTTGCAACTTTCAATTTATTTTGAAGATATTTTGAAAAATTATGTCTAAATTCAAATGCAGTTTATACACTTTGTCTTACACTACCAAAAAATGACGAGGGTATTATCACCAGAACTATTAACTTCGGCCGAGACATCACCGAGTGCCTGTCTGCCGAACAGGCAGGCAAGCAGAGAGAAGAAGAGCGGGCGTATCAAACACGACTGCACAAATTCCGCAGCGAGATGACATATTCAATCAATCGTCAGCTTTCGCTTAGGGAGATACTTCAGCAGAGCGCTGAGGTCATCATGCGTAACTTTGATATTGCTTTTGTTCAGATTTGGACTATGAATCGTGAAATAAATTCTCTGGAGCTTCAAGCCCATGGAGAACTCAGTACACTCTGCCCAGAATCCGATATATGTATTCATATTGGAAAATTGCTTGCCAGCCGAGTCGTAGCTGAAGGACAGACGATTGCGAGTAATTCGATCCCCGATAGCCCTTTATTGATAGACGCCTCATGGGCACGTCACCATAATATTATTGCCTATGCGGGACTTCCCCTTTTTGTCGAAAACCATTTAGTGGGTGTGTTGACCGTCTTTGCAGGCACGTTGCTTCTTGAAAGGACGTTAAGTCCTTTGGCTGGCTCAGCGGTCACACTCGCACAGGGGATTATGCGCAAGGAGACAGAAGAGGCATTACAGGAAAGTGAGGAACGCTATCGCTCTTTGGTAGAATCCAGCGATGATCCTATTTACATCGTCGGTCGAAACCTCAAATATCTATTCGCTAATGAGAAACTCTTATCAAGGCTTGGAAAATCCCTGGATGAGCTTGTCAGTCAAGATTATTCTCAGTTTCATTCTCCGGAAGGCACACAGGAATTTTCTGCAAAAGTTGAACAGGTCTATAAATCCGGAAAACCGGTCAGTTATGAGCATAAAAGTCATCGGGATGGCCGGGTATTCATAAGTACATTAAGCCCGATTATAAATCCTAAAACCGAAGCAATCATAGCTGTAAACGTAATTTCAAAGGATATCACCGAACATAAACGAATAGAAGAAGCCCTCAGAAATAGTGAGAAAAATTTTCGAAACATATTTCGGTTTGTACCAGAATCATTAATTGTTTTGAGCGATCAAATGAAGGTACTGAACTCTAACAAAGCATTTGAAGAAATTATTCGCAGATATGCTCCTAAAATAAACATTTCTGAAGAAGAACTGAGGGGAAAAATTATATCAGAGCTACGTAGCCATTTTAGGAGAAAAAAGCATGGCTTCATTGAAATTAAGAAAGTCTCTGAAAAGATAAGTGTCGATGATGAAAAAAAGGAATTGATATTAGAATTTGACTTTGCAGGTAAAATTTTTGCAGCAGAAGAAGAAGACATTGTAGTTTCTCTAAAGGATATCACCGAGCGTAAACGAACGGAGGAAGAAATAGCCAGGTTGGCAAAATTTCCTTCTGAGGATCCGGAACCGGTTATGCGTCTGAACCATGATGGCACGGTCTTTTACGCTAACGAAGCCTGTGACTCGTTGCTGGTTGATTGGGGCTGGAACAGAGGTGAGAAGGTACCGGAATATTGGCGGAATATCCTCACCGAAGTGCTTGAAAAGCGGACGACCAGGATTGTCGAAACGCAATCTGGTGGAAATATTTACTCTTTCTTCTACGTACCGGTTGTGGAGGCGAAATATGTTAATCTGTATGGTCGGGATATCACCGAACTTAAGTTATCGGAAAAAGCACTGCTCAATTCAGAACATATGCTTCGAAAGTTACAGAAACGCACGGAAGAGATTGTGGACGAGGAACGTCGCCGGATCTCACAGGTAATTCATGATGACCTGGGACAGCATTTGACGACAATAATACTGGACCTGGAATCCGTCAAGCTGGAAATGTTAAAGCAAGGTAAAAATCCATTGTCTATAGTGATACAGAGATCTATGATGGTGCAGAAAATTGATGATATAAATATGGGTATCCAGGCGCTGGTGAACAGAATTCGTGAAATAGCGACCGAACTCCGGCCGGTCATATTAGATGACCTGGGATTAAGCGCCGCCATTCGCTGGAAAGTCCGCCAATTTAAAGAACATTCGAATATCCATTTTCTGTTTAAATCAGTTCCGGTTGATATTTCTTTAAATCCCGAACAAAATATGGCCTTTTTCGGTATTTTCAACGAGGCTCTGACCAACATTGCCCGGCATGCTGAGGCTAGTAATATTGACATAAAGCTAATCCAGACGCCCCAATCGACAACGCTTCAAATTGATGATGACGGTCAAGGGATGACCATGCAAACTATCGATAGTAATTATTCATTGGGGATTTACGGTATGCGGGAACGCGCCCAATCAGTAGAAGCTAAGTTTGAGATCAACAGTGAACCCGGAAAAGGTACAACTATAACTGTGAAACTTTAATGTAATATTAAGTAAATTTACTGATGAGGTGGCGCTATCGAAAGTATGACGATAGATAAAAATCCCCGGTTTTCCACTGGCTTTTAACTTTAAGGACCATGAGATGATTGATCTTTTTATTGCCGATGACCATCCGATTGTACTGCAGGGAATACGGCAAATGATATCGACCTGTGATGATATTCGGGTGGTGGGAGAAGCCCGCAGTGGCGCAGAATTGTTAGACAAAATTAAAAAATATCATTGCGACGTTTTGCTGATGGATATCAAAATGCCTGATCGCAACGGACTGGACCTGCTTCAGCAGGTGAAACATGATTATCCGGATTTGCGTGTCCTGGTTTTAAGTATGTATCCTGAAGAACAATATGGCCCCCGGTATATTCGGGCCGGCGCCTCCGGCTACCTCAATAAAGAGGTCATGCCCCGGGAATTGATTAAAGCAGTTCGTCGGGTTGCATCATGGGAAAAATATCTTACCCCAAAGTTGATAGATATAATGTTGACGGAATTGGA
This is a stretch of genomic DNA from Candidatus Marinimicrobia bacterium CG08_land_8_20_14_0_20_45_22. It encodes these proteins:
- a CDS encoding DNA-binding response regulator, which encodes MIDLFIADDHPIVLQGIRQMISTCDDIRVVGEARSGAELLDKIKKYHCDVLLMDIKMPDRNGLDLLQQVKHDYPDLRVLVLSMYPEEQYGPRYIRAGASGYLNKEVMPRELIKAVRRVASWEKYLTPKLIDIMLTELEVEHPDAPHETLSDREFDVFCKIIAGRQINEIAKEMCIGVTTVRTYKSRLLQKMGLKHIAELIHYAINHKLDE